Proteins encoded by one window of Halobaculum halobium:
- a CDS encoding TIGR00296 family protein, giving the protein MSEAKAVRLTYEDGARAVELARESVEAFVLQGQREQPGSMRDAFYARTGAFVRLQSTRGRGRMRGCAGSYRGKDQLGHAIVEAAIKAASDDTGGSELEPKELDSVLVSTYVVSGVTLTNDPVSDLELGLHGVAIDHNGHHGWLYPTIPVENDWSKERFLSRVCRKAGLSPMAWQDDDTMVTLIDGQVFRERADGGSVEQL; this is encoded by the coding sequence ATGTCCGAAGCGAAGGCCGTGCGGCTCACCTACGAGGACGGTGCACGTGCGGTCGAACTCGCTCGGGAGTCGGTCGAGGCGTTCGTACTCCAAGGCCAGCGAGAGCAGCCAGGGAGTATGCGCGACGCCTTCTACGCCCGGACGGGCGCGTTCGTCCGACTTCAATCCACCCGCGGCCGCGGGCGGATGCGAGGGTGTGCAGGGTCGTATCGGGGGAAAGACCAGCTCGGCCACGCCATCGTCGAGGCGGCGATCAAGGCGGCCTCCGACGACACCGGCGGCTCCGAACTCGAACCGAAGGAACTCGACTCCGTTCTCGTCTCGACGTACGTCGTCTCGGGGGTCACGCTCACCAACGATCCGGTCTCCGACCTCGAACTCGGCCTCCACGGCGTCGCAATCGACCACAACGGTCACCACGGCTGGCTCTACCCGACGATCCCCGTGGAGAACGACTGGAGCAAGGAGCGGTTCCTCTCGCGCGTCTGCCGGAAGGCCGGTCTCTCGCCGATGGCCTGGCAAGACGACGACACCATGGTGACGCTCATCGACGGCCAGGTGTTCCGCGAGCGCGCCGACGGCGGTAGCGTCGAACAGTTGTAG
- a CDS encoding nicotinate phosphoribosyltransferase: protein MTASTPEFDIVGADAVRDGSATDAYFDRTVETLRHADRNPTVVAEVTADQFPDGDFELLAGVKDAAALLAGHGVDADAIPEGTLFDGGPVLRVEGTYLEFAALETSLLGFLSHASGVATAALSCRRAAPDSDLLSFGARHVHPSIAAMVERSALVGGLDGFSHVAAGEMLGREPSGTMPHALLICFGRGNQEDAWRAFDEAVPDSVPRIALCDTYGDEKDEVIRAVETLGERLDGVRLDTTGSRRGDFRHIVREVQWELDARGHDDVDVFLSGGLGPAELRRLRDVADGFGVGGSVSNADPVDFALDIVEVDGEPAAKRGKLSGTKEVYRTPDGGHHVGLRGRDGPEGGESLMEPLIRDGEVVRTFDIDDAAGRALADATRVGFGGE, encoded by the coding sequence TTTGACATCGTCGGGGCTGACGCCGTCCGCGACGGATCGGCGACGGACGCGTACTTCGATCGAACCGTCGAGACGCTGCGCCACGCCGACCGGAATCCGACCGTCGTCGCCGAGGTGACCGCCGATCAGTTCCCCGACGGCGACTTCGAACTGCTCGCGGGGGTGAAAGACGCCGCAGCGCTGTTGGCCGGCCACGGCGTTGACGCGGACGCGATCCCGGAGGGAACCCTGTTCGACGGCGGCCCGGTGCTGCGGGTCGAGGGCACCTATCTGGAGTTCGCGGCGCTGGAAACGTCGCTGCTGGGCTTTCTCTCGCACGCCTCCGGCGTCGCCACGGCGGCGCTTTCGTGCCGACGCGCGGCACCCGACTCGGACCTGCTGTCGTTCGGCGCGCGCCACGTCCACCCGTCGATCGCCGCGATGGTCGAGCGCAGCGCGCTCGTCGGCGGCCTGGACGGCTTCTCGCACGTCGCCGCCGGCGAGATGCTCGGGCGCGAGCCGTCGGGGACGATGCCCCACGCGCTGCTCATCTGCTTCGGCCGCGGCAACCAGGAGGACGCCTGGCGGGCCTTCGACGAAGCGGTCCCCGACTCCGTCCCCCGGATCGCGCTGTGTGACACCTACGGCGACGAGAAAGACGAGGTCATTCGCGCCGTGGAGACGCTCGGCGAGCGCCTCGACGGCGTCCGCCTCGACACCACCGGATCCCGCCGCGGCGACTTCCGGCACATCGTCCGCGAGGTGCAGTGGGAACTCGACGCCCGCGGCCACGACGACGTGGACGTGTTCCTCTCGGGGGGGCTCGGCCCCGCGGAGCTTCGTCGCCTCCGGGACGTCGCCGACGGCTTCGGCGTCGGCGGCTCCGTCTCCAACGCCGACCCCGTCGACTTCGCGCTCGACATCGTCGAAGTCGACGGGGAACCGGCCGCCAAGCGCGGGAAGCTCTCAGGGACGAAGGAGGTGTACCGGACGCCCGACGGGGGCCACCACGTGGGTCTCCGCGGTCGCGACGGCCCCGAGGGCGGGGAGTCGCTCATGGAACCGCTGATCCGCGACGGCGAGGTCGTCCGGACGTTCGACATCGACGACGCCGCCGGGCGGGCGCTGGCGGACGCGACTCGAGTCGGGTTCGGCGGCGAATAA
- a CDS encoding MBL fold metallo-hydrolase produces the protein MEPGDYAPVPGCADLYYLDTGMYGTVNYGSVYLLDAERPAVIDTGIGNNREYLFDALDDLGITPEYILPTHVHLDHAGGAGFLAERYPDATVMIHETGVEHLVDPARLVEGTKSAVGDQWQFYVEPEPIPEDRIEPLSGGETLDLGDRDLDAHYAPGHAPHQVVFHDRGDDVVFTADAAGIYIPQLDTVEQTTPPSQFDLHGCQDDADMIRDLEPRYLCFGHFGPREFDDELLAGYKRTLAEWVEAVRQKREELGDDEAVIEHFAAHAPQEHLDVWNERKAREEERMNTRGVLRYLDYMEKQGKTI, from the coding sequence ATCGAGCCCGGGGATTACGCCCCGGTGCCCGGCTGTGCGGACCTGTACTACCTCGACACCGGAATGTACGGGACCGTCAACTACGGATCGGTGTACCTCCTCGACGCCGAGCGTCCCGCGGTGATCGACACGGGGATCGGCAACAACCGCGAGTACCTCTTCGACGCGCTCGACGACCTCGGGATCACCCCCGAGTACATCCTTCCCACGCACGTCCACCTCGACCACGCGGGCGGCGCGGGCTTTCTCGCAGAGCGCTACCCGGACGCGACGGTGATGATCCACGAGACCGGCGTGGAGCACCTCGTCGACCCCGCGCGCCTCGTCGAGGGCACGAAGTCAGCCGTCGGCGACCAGTGGCAGTTCTACGTCGAGCCGGAGCCGATCCCCGAAGACCGGATCGAACCGCTCTCGGGCGGCGAGACCCTCGATCTGGGCGATCGGGACCTCGACGCCCACTACGCGCCGGGCCACGCGCCCCACCAGGTCGTCTTCCACGACCGCGGCGACGACGTGGTGTTCACCGCCGACGCCGCCGGCATTTACATCCCGCAACTGGACACCGTCGAACAGACCACGCCTCCCTCCCAGTTCGATCTCCACGGGTGCCAGGACGACGCCGACATGATCCGGGACCTCGAGCCGCGGTACCTCTGCTTCGGGCACTTCGGTCCCCGCGAGTTCGACGACGAATTGCTCGCCGGATATAAGCGGACGCTCGCCGAGTGGGTGGAGGCGGTCCGCCAGAAGCGCGAGGAGTTGGGCGACGACGAGGCCGTTATCGAGCACTTCGCCGCGCACGCGCCCCAAGAGCACCTCGACGTGTGGAACGAACGGAAGGCGCGCGAGGAGGAGCGCATGAACACCCGCGGCGTGCTCAGGTACCTCGACTACATGGAGAAGCAGGGGAAGACAATCTGA
- a CDS encoding AMP-dependent synthetase/ligase gives MDWRQAEREYDPGVTRDSLAATFDASAREHADRVAQRYKGGVYDRTLVGSGVVDAAPDGDYADLTYAEMRDLVRRLSAGFRELGVAAGDRVGIFSNTRMEWAHSDFALLGAGAVVTTVYKSSSPGQVRHLLDDPGASGVVVENRDLLDRVLAVEDDLDLEFVVLVDGTEHERDDVYTLGEIHELGAAVDPGDGWVIDRDIDDLASLIYTSGTTGQPKGVELTHRNFLANVDQCMRRFGPRPDKPADASVVDEESVTLSFLPLAHVFERLAGHFMMYATGATVAYAESSDTLREDFGLVRPSTATSVPRVYEKLYAAIREQASESSVKERIFNWATGVGRAYHRADDPGLGLRTRYGLADRLVFSTVKEALGGNIEFFISGGGSLSADLCELYHGMGVPILEGYGLTETAPVVAVNPPEEPKVGTIGPPVYDVDVRVDEGVGAVDADGGDVGELLVRGPNVFRGYRNLPEQTEEAFTEIDGERWFRTGDVVEIREDDYIAFRERAKQLMKLSTGKYVPPGAIEDSFAASEYVEQAMVIGDSKKFVSALIVLNLAGVREWGDAQGYDLPADDDALCRDDRVRDLIQTEVDRVNGEFEAHETIKQFRIVAEEFTEENDLLTPTMKKKRRNILERYADDIGSMYAES, from the coding sequence ATGGATTGGCGCCAGGCGGAACGCGAGTACGACCCGGGGGTCACCCGGGACTCGCTGGCGGCGACGTTCGACGCGAGCGCCCGCGAGCACGCCGACCGGGTGGCACAGCGGTACAAGGGCGGGGTGTACGACCGGACGCTCGTCGGCTCGGGCGTCGTCGACGCCGCCCCCGACGGCGACTACGCGGACCTCACGTACGCCGAGATGCGCGATCTGGTCCGACGGCTCTCGGCCGGCTTCCGCGAACTCGGGGTCGCCGCCGGCGACCGCGTCGGCATCTTCTCGAACACGCGTATGGAGTGGGCCCACAGCGACTTCGCGCTGCTCGGCGCCGGAGCGGTCGTCACGACGGTGTACAAGTCGTCGTCACCGGGACAGGTGCGCCACCTCCTCGACGACCCCGGCGCCTCCGGCGTCGTCGTCGAGAACCGCGACCTGCTCGACCGCGTGCTCGCCGTCGAGGACGACCTCGATCTGGAGTTCGTCGTCCTCGTCGACGGCACGGAACACGAGCGCGACGACGTGTACACGCTCGGAGAGATCCACGAGCTCGGTGCGGCGGTCGACCCCGGCGACGGCTGGGTGATCGACCGCGACATCGACGACCTCGCGAGCCTCATCTACACCTCCGGCACCACCGGCCAGCCCAAGGGCGTCGAACTCACGCACCGCAACTTCCTCGCGAACGTCGACCAGTGCATGCGCCGGTTCGGTCCCCGACCGGACAAGCCCGCGGACGCTTCGGTCGTCGACGAGGAGAGCGTCACGCTGTCGTTTCTCCCGCTCGCGCACGTGTTCGAGCGCCTCGCGGGCCACTTCATGATGTACGCCACGGGCGCCACCGTCGCGTACGCCGAGTCGTCTGACACGCTCCGGGAGGACTTCGGGCTCGTTCGCCCGTCGACGGCGACGAGCGTCCCCCGCGTCTACGAGAAACTGTACGCCGCCATCCGCGAGCAGGCGTCCGAATCGAGCGTGAAAGAGCGCATCTTCAACTGGGCGACCGGCGTCGGTCGAGCGTACCACCGCGCCGACGACCCCGGCCTCGGACTGCGGACGCGCTACGGGCTGGCCGACCGGCTCGTCTTCTCGACGGTGAAGGAGGCGCTCGGGGGAAACATCGAGTTCTTCATCTCGGGCGGAGGGTCGCTGTCGGCGGACCTGTGCGAGCTGTACCACGGGATGGGCGTCCCCATCCTGGAGGGGTACGGCCTGACCGAGACGGCGCCGGTCGTCGCGGTGAACCCGCCCGAGGAGCCGAAAGTCGGTACTATCGGGCCGCCCGTCTACGACGTGGACGTCCGCGTCGACGAGGGGGTGGGCGCCGTCGACGCCGACGGCGGCGACGTCGGCGAGTTGCTCGTTCGCGGGCCGAACGTCTTCCGCGGCTACCGGAACCTCCCCGAGCAGACCGAGGAGGCGTTCACGGAGATCGACGGCGAACGGTGGTTCCGAACCGGCGACGTGGTGGAGATCCGCGAGGACGACTACATCGCGTTCCGCGAGCGCGCCAAGCAGCTCATGAAGCTCTCGACGGGCAAGTACGTCCCGCCGGGCGCCATCGAGGACTCGTTTGCGGCCTCCGAGTACGTCGAACAGGCGATGGTGATCGGCGACTCGAAGAAGTTCGTCTCCGCGCTCATCGTGTTGAACCTCGCAGGCGTCCGCGAGTGGGGCGACGCACAGGGGTACGACCTCCCCGCGGACGACGACGCGCTGTGTCGCGACGACCGCGTCCGCGACCTGATCCAGACGGAGGTCGACCGCGTCAACGGGGAGTTCGAGGCCCACGAGACGATCAAGCAGTTCCGGATCGTCGCCGAGGAGTTCACCGAGGAGAACGATCTCCTCACGCCCACGATGAAGAAGAAGCGGCGCAACATCCTCGAGCGGTACGCCGACGACATCGGCAGTATGTACGCGGAGTCGTGA
- a CDS encoding cation:proton antiporter domain-containing protein, giving the protein MSAGAGQLIAIVAVIIATGVAAQILSDRFQLPSIIFLIAAGVALGPEGLGIVTQETFGLTGLSTIVGLSVAIIVFEGAFHLKIDELRQAPAASLRLVTIGAAIAFVATTVVVRVALGTEWLVAALIGALLVATGPTVIAPILEVVPVRDKVATALDTEGIVNDVTAAILAVVIFEAIVSDTTDPAELIALFAERLGVGVVVGVVVAGAVYYALRYIDLSPGNAPQNARLLVLAGALVAYGEANLVRTEAGIAAVAVAGILLGNADIPYEEQITDFKGDITLLVLSFVFISLAALLEFDTLIQLGVGGIIVVAAVMFVIRPVLVMLSTVGGSFQRNERVFMSFVGPRGIIPASVATLFAVELANNGMTTAANTLVGTVFLVIMATVALEGGFARQIAEKLDVIPMRVLIIGGGKVGRTLAERLEDRGENVVIIETDEEVVQIARNEGYAVHIGDGTDTEVLRSAGAENARTVVAATGDDDVNLLVAQLSDSKFDGVETVLARVNNPDNVDAFEELGVRTVSSVLATAQAIDNYIERPAMANWMGEIGRSGDVIEVEITSEELAGITVSEIGTELPDGSMIALVCRDDVTQVPDDDYTLQLGDRVTLIGGREEVQEARRQLHPE; this is encoded by the coding sequence ATGTCGGCGGGAGCCGGGCAACTGATCGCGATCGTCGCCGTCATCATCGCCACCGGCGTCGCCGCACAGATCCTCTCTGACAGATTTCAGCTCCCGAGCATCATCTTCCTCATCGCTGCGGGAGTCGCGCTCGGCCCCGAGGGACTCGGAATCGTCACCCAGGAGACGTTCGGGCTGACGGGGCTGTCGACGATCGTCGGGCTCTCGGTCGCGATCATCGTGTTCGAGGGCGCGTTCCACCTCAAGATCGACGAGCTTCGGCAGGCACCAGCGGCGTCGCTGCGCCTCGTCACGATCGGCGCCGCGATCGCGTTCGTCGCGACGACCGTGGTCGTCCGAGTCGCACTCGGGACCGAGTGGCTCGTCGCCGCACTCATCGGCGCGTTGCTCGTGGCGACAGGACCGACGGTGATCGCGCCGATATTGGAGGTGGTGCCGGTGCGCGACAAGGTCGCGACTGCGCTCGACACCGAGGGGATCGTCAACGACGTGACGGCGGCGATCCTCGCGGTCGTCATCTTCGAGGCCATCGTCTCCGACACGACCGACCCCGCCGAACTGATCGCGCTGTTCGCCGAACGGCTCGGCGTCGGCGTCGTCGTCGGCGTCGTCGTCGCGGGGGCCGTCTACTACGCCCTCCGGTACATCGACCTCTCGCCGGGCAACGCCCCGCAGAACGCGCGCCTGCTCGTATTGGCCGGCGCGCTCGTCGCCTACGGCGAGGCGAACCTCGTCCGCACGGAGGCGGGAATCGCGGCGGTCGCGGTCGCCGGGATCCTGCTCGGCAACGCTGACATCCCATACGAGGAACAGATCACGGATTTCAAAGGCGACATCACGCTGCTCGTCCTCTCGTTCGTGTTCATCTCGCTGGCGGCGCTGCTGGAGTTCGACACCCTGATCCAACTCGGTGTCGGTGGAATCATCGTCGTCGCCGCGGTGATGTTCGTCATCCGGCCGGTGCTGGTCATGCTGTCGACGGTTGGCGGGAGTTTTCAACGAAACGAGCGCGTGTTCATGTCGTTCGTCGGCCCGCGCGGGATCATCCCGGCGTCGGTCGCCACCCTGTTCGCCGTCGAACTGGCGAACAACGGCATGACGACGGCGGCGAACACGCTCGTCGGCACCGTCTTCCTCGTCATCATGGCGACGGTGGCGTTGGAGGGCGGGTTCGCCAGGCAAATCGCGGAGAAGCTCGACGTAATCCCAATGCGCGTACTCATCATCGGAGGCGGAAAGGTGGGCCGGACGCTCGCCGAACGCCTCGAGGACCGCGGCGAGAACGTGGTCATCATCGAAACCGACGAGGAGGTCGTACAGATCGCCAGAAACGAAGGATACGCGGTCCACATCGGCGACGGAACCGACACCGAGGTGCTTCGCTCGGCCGGCGCCGAGAACGCCCGGACGGTCGTCGCCGCCACCGGCGACGACGACGTGAACCTGCTGGTGGCACAGCTGTCCGACTCGAAGTTCGACGGCGTCGAGACGGTACTCGCGCGGGTGAACAACCCGGACAACGTCGACGCCTTCGAGGAGCTGGGCGTCCGCACCGTCTCTTCGGTGCTGGCGACCGCCCAGGCCATCGACAACTACATCGAGCGGCCGGCGATGGCCAACTGGATGGGCGAGATCGGCCGCTCGGGCGACGTGATCGAAGTCGAGATCACCAGCGAGGAACTGGCCGGTATCACCGTCAGCGAAATCGGCACCGAGCTTCCCGACGGGAGCATGATCGCGCTCGTGTGTCGCGACGACGTGACCCAGGTTCCCGACGACGATTACACCCTCCAACTGGGCGATCGAGTCACCCTCATCGGCGGTCGCGAGGAGGTGCAGGAGGCTCGGCGGCAGTTACATCCCGAGTGA